The Magnolia sinica isolate HGM2019 chromosome 3, MsV1, whole genome shotgun sequence genome includes the window TGGCTGCATTGTATGGGCCATCTCAATTCGCAATCCACTGAATTTACCCATGCTAGTTTAAATTTTGAGAAGGTTTTGAGGAAACGTTCTATTGCAAATTACCATTGTACTTGTGACCATGTTCAGATGGTCACAAGTACAATGACAAATCATCAGTACAGCCCAAGTCCTTGTTATCCTTTCTCAATTCATCCCTCTATATTTctaataaatactttatttctCTCAAATCTTTTCTGTTCGTGTGGGTCTCTAAATACTCGTTTAGAAATTACTACTAGCGCTGTCATTGGCTGGTGGGACTTCCCCCATCAAAATCTCCCCTACCTCAGCTCCAATGCTGACACTTATATTGCCCAAAACATGCATCCCAGTATAAATACTCCCATCTCTATGGAATAAACCATTGCCCAGAGTCTTTACAAGGCTGGAAGGTCTTACAGTGGAACCTTCAAAGGAGAATTTGTTTATTCCAAACATGTCTCATGTGCATACAAAATGAGGAGCCTGCTGAGGATTTGTTCTTGCTTTGTGCCGTTACTAGAGAAGCTTGGGAACCATGGTTAGGACCATTTCACTGCATTTTGGCAAGACTTTCCTCGCATGGCATAGGGGTATTTTGGCAAAAAGGGATGAAGCTATCGAGGCTTGCTTTGCTTTGGAGCAAAAATATAGATGCTTCATGAATCGGCGTAGGGCTCCTACCAAGGTCTTTTAGAAGGCGAAACTAGATGTCATTGTCCCTCTCCAGTTGTGCTTTAGGCCCTGTTTGGAACCATGAATTCCATACCAAATAAAGGAAaaaagtgagggtttttcctttgaTGTAATaacttgtttggatagcaaagaaaagggTGGACTCCACCCAGTAATTATTACTCTTCCATAATTTGAATTCTTGGTTCAAGAAATTAGGTCAGTATTATGAGAGGAATATGAAATTTCTACTCACTATCCTAACAAGAAATCAAAATGCGAACCAATGTTTCAATAATTCCTATAGAAATCATTATTAGATAATTAGGTCAGTATTATGAGAGGAATATGAAATTTCTACTATCCTAACAAGAAATCAAAATGCGAACCAATGTTTCAATAGTTCCTATAGAAATCATTATTAGataattattgttttttttttttttaaacttggaTTTCTTGTATTCAAAAATGCTCAAAAGGTTCCATAGATAATTGGTGCAGATTTCAAATTGCattctttaataaaatttcagttatctttcaacaaataataataacaataataacacCCCATATCCCCATTTTGGGGTGAAAGGGCTAGTTCGCCATGACCAGCAAACTTCATTGGCCACAAACATCTTCGATAATACAAGGCAATTCCCTTCTTTCTGATAATCAACATTTCATCATCACATATTATACACAAATTGGGATATGGCTACAGATAGATTAAGCACACTTACATGGGAAACGCTCGCTACAGCAGACTTAAGAGCTGTGCTGATTAACAATATGAAGTACCATGCCACATGCAAGAAACCCAAAATTGATTTTGACCTATTGATGCTTAAATCATGGCTGTAATCCACCACAGCATCTCTAGTCTCCCAGCAATCTAACACCTTGATACATTGCACCTGGACGAAGATCATCCAGGGTCTCAACACTTCTGAAGCCGCTTAACTCTCTTAAAGCAGCCCAACCACGGCGACTCAGGAAATCGCGGAAATCATCTTCTGTGTACAGTGTCTTTTCTTCAGTTCGAACAGGAAGACGGTCGGATTCATCATAGAGGCAAACTTTTATTGTCAGCCCTGAAAAGACTGAACAAGTCAACTTGGACGACCAGAAAAAATATCCCTATTTCACAAGTTGGTACCACAAGATTTCTTGTCTGGAACTTGTTTACATTAAAAAGGACCATTGATTTAGGGGCCACTGCAAGGATGGACCATATCCAATAGGCAATGCAATAAACTGATGGTAACTAAAAAACAAGCATGGTGTGGATTCCGCAGGCAAAACTCACAATAATTGGATGATCCAGGTCATCCAATCATTCTGATTTTTGTCCCACCAACTACAGAGTCCCGAACACCATACTTGTTTGCCACATGTAAAGCAGCAACTGCACTTCATAGAACTTCTATGAAGTGTGCATTATAATAGCATTTCTCTAATTCTAAGCAATCCCAATTGCTGAATGCCAATGAGTGAATTCGATGGCCATATTTATCAGATCAACATTAAACAGAAGGCATGCAAACGCGAAGTTACCCTCATCAAGATGAAGAGAATATGTCCCCAATGGCATGTCCCTATCAAGGCTGCGAACCACCTCATCTTCATCCTCTAGCCAAAAAGCCCTTTTCGTTCTCAACCCAAAGGCAGATTTGATCGCTTCCTTGATCGCCTCTGCAGTGCCATCAATACCGATCCTTCTAGTGTACTCACCCCACTTAACAAGAATAACCCTTCCACCGTATGAGTGATTTTCTCCACCTGACACAGAGAAATGGAACTATTCATTTCAATACAGTGTGAGAGAAGGACCGAAGCCTTCTATGTTTGTATGTGGTATGATAACTTCAACCAAGGTTGTTATGACATTTGAAAAAAGTACTTGAAAGTCATGATTTTAGTGTGCCTTtccccatgagagacatcaacATCCCACCTTCACAGTTAGTTAGAAACATCTCCAAGGATTTTAATTGATGTGGGAAACTATCATTGGCACAGATCTGAATATTGGTATCATATCGGCTGATATGGTCGTATCATATCTAAATCGGCATGAGACAATACAAGGGAACCAGGAAAgctcaattttgaatttttgttttCCAAAATTTCACTCGTCTCTTcgtttttttcatttaaaccatggatgaagcttaaaaacttattttaggctagatctatacctattttggaatcaaaagaAATAATTTGAATGGGATTCGACAATCGAAatgaagtggaccattatggaaAAATCGGAAAGAGCGATAAATcttcactttctttttgatattttcatcttctttttgttgtattttaatGTAATaggccctaatccaccaaatcatgcttgatttatgtccaattagggcccatttagttgaccttcagCAAGTCAAACTGACAAACaatattcttatcaaagaatggtccacTACACCATCATATGGATGTCCAAAATACACACACGTATATATAGTTTCTTGAATATCTTATTATTCCTTTTTTTTCCTGATATTTTCCTCGATTctgtctttttaaaaaaatttgaccGATACGTGAGACCCATATCGTATCGTTTTTTGACCGGGCCTCGATACCAATATTCAGAACCATCATCATAAGTCTATACTATCCATTCATTACATCCCACTAGGAACAGGCCATGGTCCAAAACCACgccgattggatgatcctaacccttcgaAAGTTGGGCACTTTGAATacagccatccatttttcacAAGCTAAATATTGGAATGCTTAGCATCACCTAATCAAAAtgcttctttggaatcaaaagcAAGGCCTAGTGAATACATGTTCAAGATTATTGGACCTATTTTTTCCCAACTTAATCGCACTGTCCATTTTTAAGCTATTGATCGATTCAGGATCATCCAGTCAGTATATTTTTCATTATGGTTCATGGCAGGAACACCCAATCAATGATTGGCTGGACCATGTGTTGCTTAAAAGTTTTGGAGACGTTGCTTATCTCCCCAAAAGGCTGGACACTTTAGCATTTCCCATATCTGAGTGCATGCCCACATGTGCTGAAAAGCCTCCGGGCATTTTTGTTTGTTCATGGGCCATTTGGTCCACTGGAAAAGACATACCAAATGTTGATATGACCCATAAAATATTGAAATGCCATCTCCATTCCATACAGAATAATTTAGCTCTTAATTGAGTTAACTAATCATGATCTATTACCTATGCACCTGTCTTTTCTCTAATCCTGATTCCCGATGGCATGTCCATCAAGTTCTTTCATTAACTAAATACAATATACGTGCATAACAAATATAGGAAAATGATTGTGTGCATACAGTGAGCAGTGTGCACCAAGAGTCAGTGCATGTATCTCCAACCATCCAAAGATGGTTAGCAGGAATCTAAAACATCTTTCAAAATGTGATTTCAAAATCCCGTTTTGGAACACATTGGATTCTCACCCACCATCTTCGGACATTTGGAGATACTTGGACACAACTCTCTACCCTTACCCAACAAAGTTGGACAGACAAGTATGGATGCAGAGTTTATTCTTTCAGAAGAAAACAGGATAAAGGAAATGAGCTTCTATTTATGGAACTAAAGATTTTTCTTACACATGGACATGCATAACAAGGGCATTTCATTAGAGGCATACACTGCAAAACTACCAGTTCAAATCAAAACCCAAATGTTGTTGAAATCATTTTTCCCAAAATGGATAAAGTGTCCAATTGAAGGTGTCGGACTGAGGTATAAGCTACTGGCAAAAAAAGAGGATTTTTCAATAGATTAGCAGCAATTTGCAAGGGACTTACCATTTGCTGGGGTATCTCTCCAATTCCATGGGGGAACTCCATTGGCACCAACTGCATCAGCTGCTGTGATAGCAAGAGGATGACCATCATGATCCAAACGTCTTTCTAGATTGAGTGTTGACCTACCACCTGCTGCATAACAATCAAAAATAGCTTTTGACTAGAACTCTAGAGAAAATTTCAGGAAGTGTAAAACATCCAGTGAGTGTCCAGTTGATGTATATGCTCCATTTCATGAGAGTGAAATTACTGCCTGGAAGAATGTCAGCATAATAACAACTTCATTCTAACAAGAAGATCAGAGGTACATCATTCACAACCTAGAAAAGATAAAGTGATCATAATTAACCAGAACACCTTGTTGATATATAGAACAATATGTTTGAAAGTAGAGAGAATAATTATACTAAAAGTGAAAATAGACCCTGCCTGGGagatgaaaaaaacaaaaacaaaaaagaaaagaacaatcaGATAATCATAAGCCCCAATTTCTTTGAATCCCTTGTGATGACATACTATTCAATTGAAGCAATATATTATCCAGAAAGGATAAAATTTTGAGTCATATAAGAATCAATTTTAACTGATGCAATTTATACAAAGATATCGGAATATCTTTTGCAGCAAGAATAAGGcacaaataacaaaaatgaagaaCACTGACagaaagaaggggaaaaaaaattctCAGATACCCACTGTCATACACGGTAGCAAGaaaagcaataaataaataaataaacatatatatgagaaaaggtATTATGAGGTCGACCACATGGaagttcccgtgaggtcgagctctgtggacccaaccatgatgaATCAGATGCACACTCGCATGGTAAGCCATGGggctaaaaatcaagccaatccatgacCTATGTGAGCCACATCACAGACAACATTTGAGAGTGGATGccagcccattgagatgtggtttagacatccagcccatctattgtgtcccccaattggatgaggggtcacaccaaatttcaggccattcaaaaactcaagtgggccccgccATGTGCTTTTGGATGTTTTAATCATGATTTCCCACGGCTTcagatgttgtggcccacctgagttccaaataaggctgatttttgttaTATCCCATGACAAAgatgggacctaccaaatgcacggcgtggatgtccatcacacatcacagtggggcccatagagctcgacctcatcagaagttcccatgaggttgacctcacaCACACAAATATGGTAAAGGAGATTCCATTAATATGGCATCTTTAGTTGGCAGTTTCAAAGCGCTTTGAAACCTTCCACGGAAATGCATATCAACAGAAAATGGCCAAATTGGCCATTTGCTAGTTTTTGGAACTTGCCCAGTCCCATGAAAACCCATTTGTGTAAAACTTCAATttcaatattaaaaataaaaataaaaccattCGCATTTCCTACATGGAACCTAATAAATCAATTGCCAATTCCAAGGAGGAACTGCAAACAATCATAATTAATAGCCATTCATATTCTGACAGAAGAAGTAACTTCAACTCTCTATTACAGGGGTTTTCTTCCTGTACAGTTGCCATTTAATAGACACATTGTCTCCAACTGGAATTACCTTATGAAGCAAAATGCAAAGTTAACACCCAGTTGATTTGACGGACTCACTGAGACAACACACATACAGGTATTATTAATGCTTTTAAGTAAGATAATATTGATACCAATGTATCCGTTCTCCTTTCTCCAAACAACTTGATGTTTTCTAGGATTTGAGATTATATGTTCTTCCAtgattattttatgttttttCCTTGTTCTCCTCAATAAACATAAAAATTTATCCATCTATTATTAGTAAAACTGAGTTGAGTTACTCAGCCCTTGAGTCAAACTCGCCTGACTAGATGTCAAGTTGGTTTAGGTTTCAAATTCTTCACAAATATTGGTCTTAGGGCCAAAACTCCACTGTCTAAGAGAACTTCAACTGAGACCAAGCATCCAATTTGGACATACAACTACTGGTTATCAAGGTATTCTTGAAGAGGAATGCCACTCGCAAATGTGCACCTTAAGTCCCCACCTGCATGCCCACACGTCAATACAACCTGCCGGTTGGGCCACACTGTTAGGGTACCCTGGTCCAAAAACAAAGTTAATCTGCTCATCAGGTGACCTATACGGAAGGAAGGTTCACTACCTTCTAGACAAGGTGCCTTGGAGAAAAAAACCAACCCTTCATGTATTTAGGGCTGTCATTGGGCTGGCCCAGGGCCTGTCCAAGCCCCACAAGCAAATTAAAACCCTAGCCCGAATCCAACCCAAGCCCATGACAGGCCAAAACTAACTAGCTTGAACCTGGCCCGGGATGCTTATTCTGGGCCCAAGCCCAGCACTGGACCTAGCCCAAGCCCTATGTGGCACTAAGGCATGGGTACGTTTGgaaatcaccaccattttttaaatgttgaaaactaacattggaaattggttacGTAAATATCCTCTGGTAGAGCTATAGTCAAGACCTGATTCCCTACAATGTGGTTTTTGGAAGAGCATGCAACAGCCGAGCTccatggggcctaccgtgatgtgtccaacatccactctgtccatcaattgACCCACCTCATTGTCACCATTTACAATAAGACTAAGCTTGATaaaagactcaggtgggccacaacatgggaACTATGCAAAAAACGCAACCAAAACCTCTTAGTTcacatggtgtagcccacctacattttagatcaagctggatTTTAAGGTGCCTCTTCACTCTACTGAGTATCAGTAGATGAATGTATTAGATGGAATAAAAACAACATGGTAGACCCTACAGAGGTTCTTATGGTGCTCATctctattcccactatttcctgtgttgcggcccacttgagctttggatcggcctgattatCAGGCGTAGGTTCCTAACATGATGTGCCATATCTGAAGAAGGAATCagatgtcacacaaacatcacagtgggcccaagaaTTTTGAGTGTTGCACGATCTTCCTACAAGCAGAGGATTACAGACAGTCTCTCTTCTTGCAAAACCGAGTGGAAATAAAAGTGACTATTTTAAAACAATTAATTACCAAAAAATAGTAAATGATACTTAACTTGGTGTATATCACATAAATGCTTTAGATAAATGGTAAATAAACAGGTGTATATTATGTAAACGCTATGAATGACCTTGAACAAGTCAGTGCCGGACTGGGCTTGAGACTGGATGATGGGCCTTCATATGTAGCCCAAGGCCCGTTCCAACTAGAAAACAGGCTTGAATTTTAGGCCCAGTCCTCAGGCCTAATACGCGAGCCCAACTCCAGCCTGAAGCAGGCTATGCACGGAAGCCCGACGAACCAGACCAGCCAATTGACAGCCCTACATGtattcattcatcatcatcacctaagcCGCAACCCAAAATTGGGGTCAGCCCTTATATTCATTAAAAGTTCAAAACCATTGGAAGTATATATTTGAGTTCCTCATAGCAATGCGATGATAGATATTGGCCTCTCCAACTTGAGGGCAAGAAAATCATGACAAGTGTTATTTCTTGTTGTGTTTTCCTAGAGCACTTTAATCCCTTGCAAAGTAGCAGTCAGCACAGTAAACCGTTACATCATGTtgttccttttattttcttttccttcttttctttttctttttttctttcttttctttttcttttctttttctttttttc containing:
- the LOC131239883 gene encoding trihelix transcription factor GT-1-like isoform X1, with product MYLSEKPRPIDFYKEEGREMMMEVVSNGGLQPQQQQQQQQQQQQMILADSSGEDHEVKAPKKRAETWVQEETRSLISFRREMDGLFNTSKSNKHLWEQISAKMREKGFDRSPTMCTDKWRNLLKEYKKARQQDRGSGSAKMSYYKELDDLLRERNKNAPYKSPTPPKVDSYMQFSDKGLEDAGIPFGPVEAGGRSTLNLERRLDHDGHPLAITAADAVGANGVPPWNWRDTPANGGENHSYGGRVILVKWGEYTRRIGIDGTAEAIKEAIKSAFGLRTKRAFWLEDEDEVVRSLDRDMPLGTYSLHLDEGLTIKVCLYDESDRLPVRTEEKTLYTEDDFRDFLSRRGWAALRELSGFRSVETLDDLRPGAMYQGVRLLGD
- the LOC131239883 gene encoding trihelix transcription factor GT-1-like isoform X2 yields the protein MYLSEKPRPIDFYKEEGREMMMEVVSNGGLQPQQQQQQQQQQQQMILADSSGEDHEVKAPKKRAETWVQEETRSLISFRREMDGLFNTSKSNKHLWEQISAKMREKGFDRSPTMCTDKWRNLLKEYKKARQQDRGSGSAKMSYYKELDDLLRERNKNAPYKSPTPPKVDSYMQFSDKGLEDAGIPFGPVEGGRSTLNLERRLDHDGHPLAITAADAVGANGVPPWNWRDTPANGGENHSYGGRVILVKWGEYTRRIGIDGTAEAIKEAIKSAFGLRTKRAFWLEDEDEVVRSLDRDMPLGTYSLHLDEGLTIKVCLYDESDRLPVRTEEKTLYTEDDFRDFLSRRGWAALRELSGFRSVETLDDLRPGAMYQGVRLLGD
- the LOC131239883 gene encoding trihelix transcription factor GT-1-like isoform X4: MYLSEKPRPIDFYKEEGREMMMEVVSNGGLQPQQQQQQQQQQQQMILADSSGEDHEVKAPKKRAETWVQEETRSLISFRREMDGLFNTSKSNKHLWEQISAKMREKGFDRSPTMCTDKWRNLLKEYKKARQQDRGSGSAKMSYYKELDDLLRERNKNAPYKSPTPPKVDSYMQFSDKGGRSTLNLERRLDHDGHPLAITAADAVGANGVPPWNWRDTPANGGENHSYGGRVILVKWGEYTRRIGIDGTAEAIKEAIKSAFGLRTKRAFWLEDEDEVVRSLDRDMPLGTYSLHLDEGLTIKVCLYDESDRLPVRTEEKTLYTEDDFRDFLSRRGWAALRELSGFRSVETLDDLRPGAMYQGVRLLGD
- the LOC131239883 gene encoding trihelix transcription factor GT-1-like isoform X3 codes for the protein MYLSEKPRPIDFYKEEGREMMMEVVSNGGLQPQQQQQQQQQQQQMILADSSGEDHEVKAPKKRAETWVQEETRSLISFRREMDGLFNTSKSNKHLWEQISAKMREKGFDRSPTMCTDKWRNLLKEYKKARQQDRGSGSAKMSYYKELDDLLRERNKNAPYKSPTPPKVDSYMQFSDKAGGRSTLNLERRLDHDGHPLAITAADAVGANGVPPWNWRDTPANGGENHSYGGRVILVKWGEYTRRIGIDGTAEAIKEAIKSAFGLRTKRAFWLEDEDEVVRSLDRDMPLGTYSLHLDEGLTIKVCLYDESDRLPVRTEEKTLYTEDDFRDFLSRRGWAALRELSGFRSVETLDDLRPGAMYQGVRLLGD